A single Euwallacea similis isolate ESF13 chromosome 1, ESF131.1, whole genome shotgun sequence DNA region contains:
- the ENGase gene encoding uncharacterized protein ENGase: MIPSFTQCRPIVKYSDIEDCLTNPPEWVKQVQPLRERSSHIIKNALSDCHCTDNMFGLRPRIDYRTAPKTLVCHDYKGGYLADSYVPFDDFEDKTLASDGYTFYNWSQIDYFVYFSHYFITIPPLAWINAGHRNGVKVLGTIITENQDGVKICNEEIFNNHDQMKEFVYRLTEIQKMFGFDGWLLNIENSVQNPELLRDFVEILTLQTHQQSSENVIIWYDSVTRDGNLKWQDQLNNLNRCFFDCCDGIFLNYSWNEEKLQNTAALARARQFDVFVGVDVFGRNMFGGGQFNTYKAAQIIRKYNLSMAIFAPGWTHETMTKTDEKANFCTFLNRDDALWATLWPYLYTHPINDFFETDFHIGLDFNNYNLYIQKLQTSRVLSPEDLTSFTDFPHNNISDCYCLKRAYWNSRNVCCISDEKLSEKNILGKFIHRLFSCDIKLSGRIGAFCLTKKLNVAESTVVDISMLTCFKSGSVRTVHLLGQRKALPVDNSSCLEVTPLTDKEVIYNNYLNNIAKRFFKVLSKSKDKGSIILSMYEFTTTSCDLLEIGATIRNGTAIHLIEFGIVQL; this comes from the exons atgattcCTAGTTTCACTCAGTGCCGACCTATTGTGAAATACTCTGATATTGAAGACTGCCTTACAAATCCACCCGAATGGGTAAAACAAGTGCAACCTCTAAGAGAGCGTTCCAGCCATATAATCAAAAATGCTCTATCAGATTGTCATTGCACTGATAACATGTTTGGGCTAAGGCCACGAATTGATTATAGGACTGCACCAAAAACGTTAGTTTGTCATGATTACAAAGGGGGATATCTGGCAGATTC GTATGTGCCATTTGATGATTTTGAAGACAAAACATTAGCCTCTGATGGTTACACTTTTTACAACTGGTCTCAAATAGATTACTTTGTGTACTTTAGCcattattttataacaattcCGCCATTAGCATGGATCAATGCAGGACATAGAAATGGCGTTAAAGTATTAG GCACCATAATCACTGAGAACCAAGATGGggttaaaatttgtaatgaaGAGATCTTCAATAATCACGATCAAATGAAAGAATTTGTCTATCGTCTTACTGAAATTCAAAAGATGTTTGGCTTTGATGGATGGTTActaaacattgaaaattcaGTACAAAACCCTGAACTTCTAAgggattttgttgaaattttgacCTTGCAGACTCATCAGCAAAGTAGTGAAAACGTTATTATTTGGTATGATAGTGTAACAAGAGATGGAAACCTTAAGTGGCAGGATCAACTAAATAATCTAAATAG atgtttCTTTGATTGTTGTGATGGCATATTTTTGAACTATTCTTGGAACGAAGAGAAATTGCAAAACACCGCAGCTCTAGCAAGGGCAAGGCAATTCGACGTTTTCGTAGGGGTTGATGTATTTGGTCGTAACATGTTTGGTGGAGGGCAGTTTAACACCTACAAG gcCGCACAAATAATAAGGAAATACAATTTGTCAATGGCAATATTCGCTCCTGGATGGACTCATGAAACAATGACGAAAACAGATGAGAAGGcaaatttttgtacatttttgaaCAGAGATGATGCTCTTTGGGCCACTTTATGGCCCTATCTGTATACTCACCcaataaacgatttttttgAGACGGATTTTCATATTGGTTTAGATTTT aataattacaACCTTTATATCCAGAAGCTTCAAACCTCGCGGGTTTTGAGCCCGGAGGACTTAACTTCCTTCACTGACTTCCCACACAACAATATCAGCGACTGTTATTGCCTGAAAAGAGCATATTGGAATTCGAGGAACGTTTGCTGTATTTCAGATGAgaaattatctgaaaaaaacattttaggaAAGTTTATTCATAGATTATTTTCCTGCGATATCAAATTGAGCGGGAGAATTGGGGCCTTTTGTCtgacaaaaaaacttaacgTTGCAGAGTCAACAGTTGTTGACATATCCATGTTGACTTGTTTTAAAAGCGGTTCAGTGAGAACTGTTCATTTGCTTG GTCAACGCAAAGCGTTGCCTGTTGACAATTCGTCCTGTTTGGAGGTTACGCCACTCACTGATAAGGAGGTTATCTATaacaattacttaaataatatagccaaacgattttttaaagttttgagCAAGTCAAAAGATAAAGGATCTATAATTTTGAG CATGTATGAATTCACAACCACATCATGCGATCTTCTTGAAATTGGAGCAACAATCCGCAATGGGACTGCAATTCATCTTATTGAGTTTGGTATCGTACAGTTGTAA
- the mRpS33 gene encoding small ribosomal subunit protein mS33, whose translation MSNYVKYSDLMKQTTEYARRMTRLSNRIFGEPVRPTNQKSMKVVKLFSEHPVNLRRDVYAYYPRHVETGKLMMKLRYYGLYRDEHQDFKEEMERMRVLRGKVTTKRQPGGSKK comes from the exons ATGAGCAATTACGTAAAGTATTCCGATTTAATGAAGCAAACGACTGAATATGCACGACGAATGACCCGCCTAAGCAATCGAATATTTGGGGAACCTGTTAGGCCAACTAACCAGAAATCTATGAAAGTGGTGAAGCTTTTCAG TGAACATCCAGTGAATCTCCGGAGAGATGTTTATGCATACTATCCTCGGCATGTTGAGACAGGCAAATTGATGATGAAGTTACGATACTATGGACTTTACAGGGATGAACACCAAGATTTTAAAGAGGAGATGGAGAGGATGCGAGTGCTGAGAGGAAAAGTAACAACCAAGAGACAACCTGGAGGttcaaaaaaatga
- the CNPYb gene encoding protein canopy 4: MLYFRGRFTILIFSIIIVNVNALNEEDEGVKYANRCEVCKILAIELQSRLEETGKTHDVIETGYSLDDIKPKKKKEYKKSELRLIESLDGVCDRILEYNIHKEREDSTRFAKGMSQTFQTLHGLVNKGVKVELGIPYELWDKPSVEVTNMKTQCETLLEDNEAFIEEWYFQHENGGEPLKTYLCEKIVLKGQDTKCLKEHLKGDTDEEKPKIDKISKKKNRKENSDSTTEKHEL, translated from the exons ATGTTATATTTTAGAGGTAGATttaccattttaattttttcaataataattgttaacgTTAATGCACTAAACGAAGAAGACGAAGGAGTTAAATATGCAAATCGATGTGAAG TCTGTAAAATATTAGCCATAGAACTCCAGAGCAGGTTGGAAGAGACGGGAAAAACTCACGATGTAATAGAAACTGGGTACTCGCTTGATGACATTAAacccaaaaagaaaaaagaatacAAAAAATCAGAACTTCGGCTAATCGAATCTCTTGATGGGGTCTGTGATCGTATATTGGAATATAATATTCATAAGGAGCGTGAGGACAGCACGAGGTTTGCTAAGGGCATGAGCCAAACATTTCAAACTCTGCATGGTTTAGTCAACAAAGGGGTGAAAGTTGAGCTAGGGATCCCTTATGAGCTGTGGGACAAACCAAGTGTTGAAGTTACTAATATGAAAACACAG TGTGAAACTCTTCTTGAAGACAACGAGGCATTTATAGAAGAATGGTACTTTCAACATGAGAATGGAGGAGAACCATTAAAGACTTACTTGTGTGAAAAGATTGTGTTAAAAGGGCAGGATACCAAATGTTTAAAAGAACATTTGAAAGGGGACACAGATGAAGAGAAaccaaaaattgataaaatatctAAGAAGAAAAACCGTAAGGAAAATAGTGACTCGACCACTGAAAAACACGAACTCTAA